The Ruminococcus bovis genome includes a region encoding these proteins:
- the uvrA gene encoding excinuclease ABC subunit UvrA has product MSLDKIVVKGANEHNLKNIDVTIPRDKLVVITGLSGSGKSSLAFDTIYAEGQRRYMESLSSYARMFIGQMEKPDVQSIEGLSPSISIDQKTTSKNPRSTVGTVTEIYDYLRLLYARIGIPHCPVCGKKIEQQTIDQIVDSVMEIGEGTKFQILAPVVRGKKGMHQKVLEQARKSGFSRVRVDGNIYDLSEEISLEKNKKHNIEIVVDRLVVKDSIRGRLTDSLETTMKLAKGIAVVAIVGGEEITYSQNYACPEHGISVEEITPRMFSFNNPFGACPKCTGIGVFMKIDPDLIIPDPSKSIRQGGLKGSGWALEGNTIAEAYMVGLADHYGFSLDTPIEDLPKEIVDILLYGTKGEKFKIHRFSQRKGFESYETDFEGIIGNLERRYKETNSNWIKEEIQGYMSEHHCDECDGKRLRKESLAVTVGGKNISDFCDMSVVEAVEFLKNLQLTDREKFIGKSILKEINSRLSFLNSVGLEYLTLSRSTGTLSGGESQRIRLATQIGSSLMGVVYILDEPSIGLHQRDNDKLLDTLKALRDNGNTVLVVEHDEDTMRASDYIVDVGPGAGIHGGEIVAQGTCEEIMANEKSITGQYLSGKRTIPVPTERRKGNGKFLKIIGAQQNNLKNINVKIPLGEFVCVTGVSGSGKSSLVNEILYKKLAKELNRAKCKAGKHKKIEGIENLDKVIQIDQSPIGRTPRSNPATYTGVFGDIRSLYANTNDAKMRGYGPGRFSFNVKGGRCEACQGDGINKIEMHFLPDVYVPCDVCKGKRYNRETLEVKYKGKSIYDVLEMTVEEGCEFFQNIPKIARKLQTLYDVGLGYIKIGQSSTTLSGGEAQRVKLATELSKRSTGKTIYILDEPTTGLHIADVHRLIEVLQKLVDTGNTVVVIEHNLDLIKTADHIIDLGPEGGDRGGTLVATGTPEQVAKVKESYTGQYLKKMLE; this is encoded by the coding sequence ATGAGTCTTGATAAAATTGTAGTAAAAGGTGCAAATGAACATAATTTAAAGAATATTGATGTTACTATCCCTAGGGATAAACTTGTGGTTATTACAGGCTTATCCGGTAGTGGCAAAAGTTCACTTGCTTTTGATACTATTTATGCTGAGGGTCAAAGAAGATATATGGAGTCACTTTCTTCATATGCAAGAATGTTTATCGGTCAAATGGAAAAGCCTGATGTACAGTCTATTGAGGGTCTTTCACCATCTATTTCTATTGACCAAAAAACAACTTCCAAGAACCCTAGGTCAACAGTTGGTACTGTTACGGAAATTTACGATTACTTGCGACTACTATATGCAAGAATAGGTATTCCTCATTGTCCTGTTTGTGGCAAGAAAATTGAGCAACAAACTATTGACCAAATTGTTGATTCTGTTATGGAAATCGGAGAAGGTACAAAGTTCCAAATACTGGCACCGGTTGTTAGAGGAAAGAAAGGTATGCACCAAAAAGTCCTTGAACAAGCAAGAAAAAGTGGTTTCTCAAGAGTTAGAGTTGACGGTAATATTTATGACCTATCAGAAGAAATTTCATTAGAAAAAAATAAAAAACATAATATAGAAATTGTTGTAGACAGACTGGTAGTAAAGGATTCTATCAGAGGCAGACTTACCGACTCTTTAGAAACAACAATGAAACTTGCAAAGGGTATTGCAGTTGTAGCCATAGTAGGTGGTGAAGAAATCACTTATAGCCAAAATTATGCTTGTCCTGAACATGGTATTTCTGTTGAAGAAATTACACCGAGAATGTTCTCTTTCAACAACCCATTTGGTGCTTGTCCTAAGTGTACAGGTATCGGTGTGTTTATGAAAATTGACCCTGACCTAATTATCCCTGACCCTAGTAAGTCAATTAGACAAGGTGGCCTAAAGGGTAGTGGTTGGGCTTTAGAAGGCAACACTATTGCTGAGGCATATATGGTTGGTCTTGCTGACCACTATGGTTTTTCACTTGATACACCTATTGAAGATTTACCAAAAGAAATTGTTGATATTCTGCTTTACGGTACTAAAGGTGAGAAGTTCAAAATTCATAGATTTTCTCAGAGAAAGGGTTTTGAAAGTTACGAAACCGATTTTGAGGGTATCATAGGTAACCTTGAAAGAAGATATAAAGAAACTAATTCAAATTGGATTAAAGAAGAAATCCAAGGTTATATGTCTGAACACCATTGTGATGAATGTGACGGTAAAAGACTTAGAAAAGAAAGCTTAGCTGTTACAGTGGGTGGTAAGAATATTTCAGACTTTTGTGATATGTCAGTAGTTGAAGCTGTGGAATTCTTAAAGAATTTGCAACTGACAGATAGAGAGAAATTTATCGGTAAATCTATTCTAAAGGAAATCAATTCCAGACTGTCATTCCTAAATTCTGTGGGTCTTGAATATTTAACACTATCAAGAAGTACAGGTACTCTTTCAGGTGGTGAAAGTCAGAGAATCAGACTTGCAACACAAATCGGTTCATCACTAATGGGTGTTGTGTATATCCTTGACGAACCATCAATCGGACTTCATCAGAGAGATAATGACAAGTTACTTGATACTCTAAAAGCACTTAGAGATAATGGCAATACTGTGCTTGTTGTTGAACATGATGAGGACACAATGAGAGCATCTGACTACATTGTTGATGTAGGTCCCGGAGCTGGTATTCATGGTGGTGAAATTGTAGCACAAGGTACTTGTGAAGAAATTATGGCAAACGAAAAGTCCATAACAGGGCAGTACCTATCAGGAAAAAGAACAATTCCTGTGCCTACTGAAAGAAGAAAGGGTAACGGTAAGTTCCTAAAAATTATCGGTGCTCAGCAAAATAATCTAAAGAATATAAATGTAAAAATTCCACTAGGTGAGTTTGTTTGTGTTACCGGTGTATCAGGTAGTGGCAAAAGTTCACTTGTCAATGAAATTCTTTATAAGAAATTAGCAAAAGAACTTAACAGAGCAAAATGTAAAGCCGGTAAACATAAGAAAATTGAGGGAATTGAAAATCTAGATAAGGTTATTCAAATTGACCAAAGTCCAATCGGCAGAACACCAAGAAGTAACCCTGCAACATATACAGGTGTGTTCGGTGATATTCGTTCACTTTATGCCAACACAAATGATGCCAAAATGCGTGGCTATGGTCCGGGTAGATTTAGTTTTAATGTAAAAGGTGGCAGATGTGAGGCTTGTCAAGGTGACGGTATTAACAAGATTGAAATGCACTTTTTACCTGATGTTTATGTACCTTGTGATGTTTGTAAAGGTAAGAGATATAACAGAGAAACTCTTGAAGTTAAGTACAAAGGTAAGTCAATTTATGATGTACTTGAAATGACAGTAGAAGAGGGTTGTGAGTTCTTCCAAAACATTCCTAAGATTGCTCGAAAGCTACAAACCCTTTATGATGTAGGTTTGGGATATATTAAGATTGGTCAGTCCTCAACAACACTTTCAGGTGGTGAGGCACAGAGAGTTAAACTTGCAACAGAACTTTCCAAAAGAAGTACCGGCAAGACAATTTATATTCTTGATGAACCAACAACAGGTTTGCACATTGCCGATGTTCACAGACTTATTGAAGTTCTTCAAAAGCTAGTTGATACCGGTAACACAGTTGTGGTTATTGAGCATAACCTTGATTTAATCAAAACTGCCGACCATATTATTGACCTTGGCCCTGAGGGTGGCGATAGAGGTGGTACTCTTGTTGCTACAGGTACTCCTGAACAAGTAGCTAAAGTTAAGGAAAGTTATACCGGTCAGTATCTAAAGAAAATGTTAGAGTGA
- the thyX gene encoding FAD-dependent thymidylate synthase, with translation MSVKVTLLTHTPNPEQVVAMAAKLCYSPSGIEDLRDGLTEEKTTSFLNMLSDLGHGSPTEHVSFTFGIEGISRACSHQLVRHRIASYSQQSQRYVDGTSFEFVTPPEIKSCPEAYEEYKKVIDLQSDAYSKIRDALVVKYIKEFKGEELSGTNDEIINSFKEENKRQCNAFIKKANEDARFVLPNACTTKIVCTFNARSLHNFFAHRCCNRAQWEIREVAEQMLLQCLEVAPTLFKNCGPSCLFGPCPEGKMSCGKMKEMREKYGR, from the coding sequence ATGTCAGTAAAAGTAACTTTGTTAACCCATACACCAAATCCTGAGCAAGTTGTGGCTATGGCTGCAAAACTTTGTTATTCACCATCCGGTATTGAAGATTTGAGAGATGGTTTAACAGAGGAAAAAACTACTTCTTTCTTAAATATGCTTAGCGATTTAGGTCATGGTAGCCCAACAGAACATGTATCATTTACTTTCGGAATTGAGGGTATCTCAAGAGCTTGTTCTCATCAGTTGGTACGCCATAGAATTGCATCATACAGTCAGCAGTCACAGAGATATGTTGACGGTACTTCTTTTGAATTTGTAACACCACCTGAAATCAAGAGTTGTCCTGAGGCTTATGAAGAATACAAAAAGGTAATTGATTTACAGAGTGATGCTTACAGTAAAATTCGTGATGCACTTGTTGTTAAGTACATTAAAGAATTTAAAGGTGAAGAACTATCCGGTACAAATGATGAAATAATTAATTCTTTTAAAGAAGAAAACAAAAGACAGTGCAACGCTTTCATTAAGAAAGCGAATGAAGATGCAAGATTTGTACTTCCAAATGCTTGTACTACAAAGATTGTTTGTACTTTCAATGCTCGTTCACTTCACAACTTCTTTGCTCACCGTTGTTGTAACAGAGCTCAGTGGGAAATTAGAGAAGTAGCTGAACAAATGTTACTGCAATGTCTAGAGGTTGCCCCAACACTATTTAAAAATTGTGGTCCATCTTGTCTGTTTGGTCCTTGTCCTGAGGGCAAAATGAGTTGTGGCAAAATGAAAGAAATGAGAGAGAAGTATGGCAGGTAA
- a CDS encoding dTMP kinase, whose amino-acid sequence MAGKIIVIEGLDGSGKATQTDLLYKKLLSEGKNVKKLTFPCYDSDSSALVKMYLGGELGDDPNLVNPYTASAFYAVDRVASFLKDWKNDYDNGTIFLCDRYSTSNPIYQLSKLNENEYDEYLEWLNDFEHIKLEIPAPDFVLYLNMPIEVSQKLMAKRYNGDENRKDIHEKNISFLEKCHSSAKYCADKLGWEVVDCAFNGEPRSIEEISNEVYSKVKGKV is encoded by the coding sequence ATGGCAGGTAAGATTATTGTAATTGAAGGTCTTGACGGTAGTGGTAAAGCTACCCAAACTGACCTTTTATATAAAAAGCTATTGTCTGAAGGAAAGAATGTTAAGAAACTTACTTTCCCTTGTTATGATAGCGACAGCTCAGCACTGGTAAAAATGTACCTTGGTGGTGAACTTGGTGATGACCCTAACTTGGTAAATCCATATACTGCATCAGCTTTTTATGCAGTTGATAGGGTAGCCTCATTCTTAAAGGATTGGAAAAATGACTATGACAATGGCACAATCTTTCTTTGTGACAGATATAGTACATCAAATCCGATTTATCAGTTAAGTAAATTAAATGAAAATGAGTATGATGAATATTTAGAATGGCTCAATGATTTTGAGCATATTAAGTTGGAAATACCTGCACCTGACTTTGTGCTTTACTTAAATATGCCAATAGAAGTTAGCCAGAAATTAATGGCTAAAAGATATAACGGTGACGAAAATAGAAAGGATATTCACGAAAAGAATATTTCTTTTTTAGAAAAATGTCATTCATCGGCTAAGTATTGTGCAGACAAACTTGGTTGGGAAGTTGTTGATTGTGCTTTTAACGGTGAACCAAGGTCTATTGAAGAAATTTCTAATGAGGTATATTCCAAAGTAAAAGGAAAAGTATAA
- a CDS encoding DUF2156 domain-containing protein — protein MLEFRKPKIEDKEKYQNALDKTNFMDGECSFANTYMWSEHYDTRIAFKNDFVFRCYFEDDKPVGYTIPFGGEDLKWAVEEILQDAKDRNATEFELGLLTEEVKEKLETLFPNKFEFTENRDDADYIYLQEDLANLSGKKYHGKRNHISQFKRANPDYVYEPLTREHYSDALLIAAKWASDRNEIDGEEYGADYVAIEDCFLHFHELDLFGGIIYVDNKAVAMTVASKIRDGICDVHFEKSIIDNGYPVINNEFVKTLTDFKYINREEDMGLEDLRKSKLSYKPNIILMKYNAKVKQ, from the coding sequence ATGTTAGAATTCAGGAAACCAAAAATTGAAGATAAAGAAAAGTATCAAAATGCTTTAGACAAAACTAATTTTATGGATGGTGAATGTTCATTTGCCAATACTTATATGTGGAGTGAACATTACGATACAAGAATAGCTTTTAAGAATGACTTTGTTTTTAGATGTTATTTTGAAGATGACAAACCTGTTGGCTACACAATTCCATTTGGTGGAGAAGATTTAAAGTGGGCAGTAGAAGAAATTTTGCAAGATGCAAAGGATAGAAATGCTACAGAATTTGAACTTGGTTTGTTAACAGAAGAAGTTAAGGAAAAGCTGGAAACATTGTTCCCAAATAAATTTGAATTTACTGAAAATAGGGATGATGCAGATTATATTTATTTGCAAGAGGATTTAGCAAATCTTTCCGGCAAGAAATATCATGGTAAGAGAAACCATATCAGTCAGTTCAAAAGAGCAAATCCCGATTATGTTTATGAACCATTAACAAGGGAGCATTATTCCGATGCACTTTTAATTGCTGCTAAGTGGGCATCCGATAGAAATGAAATTGATGGTGAAGAATATGGTGCTGATTATGTGGCAATAGAGGATTGTTTCTTACATTTCCATGAACTTGATTTGTTTGGTGGCATTATCTATGTTGACAACAAAGCTGTTGCAATGACAGTTGCATCAAAAATTCGTGACGGTATATGTGATGTTCATTTTGAAAAATCTATAATTGACAACGGTTATCCGGTAATTAATAATGAATTTGTTAAGACACTAACTGATTTTAAATATATAAACAGAGAAGAAGATATGGGACTTGAGGACTTAAGAAAAAGTAAATTGTCCTATAAGCCAAATATAATTTTAATGAAATATAACGCAAAGGTTAAACAATGA
- a CDS encoding GNAT family N-acetyltransferase — MIEYSKGSMADLKELKTLWIASFNDTLKGFKTFMKNNKNKMRIYVAKDGNRTVAMLYHIPCKFLEYKAHYLYGAATESKYRNRGIMKNLIDFSLEDAKTLGEEFSFLYPADDHLYGYYYSLGYERNCFRKQATVSRDKLMHIAEYSPFCMSLSVTGMGKLRENYLKGNSLQFSQDYIKYSVANVKNYGGYVICSGDGYCFVDEDEYKKCVVSELFAKEDDIFPLLGEMLKESDADTFVFNYSPTLNIFDNEEIVPDGMVKFLGNTKVNEAYIGLRNL; from the coding sequence ATGATTGAATATTCTAAAGGCTCAATGGCTGACTTAAAAGAACTGAAAACACTTTGGATTGCATCATTTAACGATACACTAAAAGGTTTCAAAACTTTTATGAAAAACAACAAAAACAAAATGAGAATTTATGTAGCAAAAGACGGTAATCGTACTGTTGCTATGTTGTATCATATTCCTTGTAAATTTCTTGAGTATAAGGCACATTACCTTTATGGTGCTGCTACTGAAAGTAAGTATAGAAACAGAGGAATAATGAAAAATCTTATTGATTTTAGTTTAGAAGATGCCAAAACTTTAGGTGAAGAATTTTCTTTCTTATATCCTGCTGATGACCACCTATACGGTTATTACTATTCACTTGGTTATGAGAGAAATTGCTTTAGAAAACAAGCTACTGTTTCTAGGGATAAGCTAATGCATATTGCAGAATACAGTCCCTTTTGTATGTCACTTAGTGTAACCGGTATGGGTAAGCTAAGAGAAAATTATCTAAAGGGAAACTCATTGCAGTTTAGCCAAGATTATATAAAATATTCTGTTGCCAATGTTAAGAATTATGGTGGTTATGTAATTTGTAGTGGTGACGGTTATTGCTTTGTTGATGAAGATGAGTACAAGAAATGTGTTGTATCGGAACTTTTTGCCAAGGAAGATGATATTTTTCCTTTGCTTGGTGAAATGTTAAAAGAGTCCGATGCCGATACATTTGTGTTTAATTATTCACCAACATTAAATATATTTGATAATGAAGAAATTGTACCGGATGGAATGGTAAAATTTCTGGGTAATACAAAAGTAAATGAAGCCTATATCGGACTTCGCAATTTGTAA
- a CDS encoding DJ-1 family glyoxalase III, with protein MVYVFMADGCEEIEALAPVDMLRRGGVEVTTVGVTGKTVTGSHNISVNTDISLEEVNLGDMEAVVLPGGMPGTLNLEKNEKVQEIVEYAYDKKLLICAICAAPSILGHKGYLKDKKATCFPGFEDSFDGGEYTGEVVTACDNIITGKGCGAGIYFGLEILKNIKGEETMKKVFDSLQCPN; from the coding sequence ATGGTATATGTTTTTATGGCAGATGGCTGTGAGGAAATTGAAGCACTTGCACCTGTAGATATGCTACGCAGAGGTGGTGTTGAAGTAACAACTGTTGGTGTTACAGGAAAAACTGTTACAGGCAGTCATAATATTTCTGTTAATACAGATATTTCTTTAGAAGAAGTAAACCTAGGTGATATGGAGGCTGTTGTTCTTCCGGGTGGTATGCCGGGTACACTTAACCTTGAAAAGAATGAAAAGGTACAAGAGATTGTTGAGTATGCTTATGATAAGAAGTTACTTATCTGTGCTATTTGTGCTGCACCGTCAATCCTAGGCCATAAGGGTTACTTAAAGGATAAGAAAGCTACTTGTTTCCCGGGTTTTGAGGACTCATTTGACGGTGGCGAATATACCGGTGAAGTAGTTACTGCTTGTGATAACATTATTACAGGCAAAGGCTGTGGTGCAGGTATTTATTTTGGTCTTGAAATTCTAAAGAATATTAAAGGCGAAGAAACTATGAAAAAGGTGTTTGATTCATTACAATGTCCCAACTAA
- a CDS encoding 5-formyltetrahydrofolate cyclo-ligase, with product MSQLTKDEMRKSLKKIRQSITGEKKKDYDLEITCRFLMTEEYNKADTVLCYAGTKDEIDTRYLIYAALANHKRVGLPRCNGDILDFYYVRGLDDLMVGSFGIMEPDVRKCSRILDFRNSVLVVPGLGFSPDGKRIGYGRGYYDRFISHYNGKVVGMCYHQQVKMNIPVEETDENINVLITEQYTRNI from the coding sequence ATGTCCCAACTAACTAAAGATGAAATGAGAAAAAGTCTTAAGAAAATAAGACAGAGTATCACCGGAGAAAAGAAAAAAGATTATGACCTTGAAATTACTTGCAGATTCCTTATGACTGAGGAATATAACAAGGCTGATACTGTCCTTTGTTATGCAGGTACTAAGGATGAAATAGATACAAGGTATCTTATTTATGCTGCTTTAGCTAACCACAAGAGAGTAGGACTTCCTCGTTGTAATGGGGATATTCTTGACTTTTATTATGTTAGAGGTCTTGATGACCTAATGGTTGGTTCATTTGGTATTATGGAACCTGATGTTAGAAAATGCAGTAGAATACTTGATTTTAGAAATAGTGTCCTTGTTGTGCCGGGTTTGGGATTTAGTCCCGATGGCAAGAGAATTGGCTATGGCAGAGGATATTATGATAGATTTATTTCCCATTATAATGGGAAAGTTGTTGGTATGTGCTACCATCAGCAAGTGAAAATGAATATTCCTGTGGAAGAAACTGATGAAAATATCAATGTTTTAATCACAGAGCAATATACCAGAAACATCTGA
- the mltG gene encoding endolytic transglycosylase MltG: MSNNNFENEELRLKKEREKKVASFHLHIDEDELDRPYHKREERPRRQRAEREPMPRLTDSQELNSFSGGKTRAEVEKDMKKADKKHQKEAKKREKRKSKKNKRIFTIIWLVMVIMAGVVLSKYMLTGVDDLLAISRPEANEVTVKISKTDTFDDVIDKLYDKGVIKDKKFFKFYGSMKHVDKYLEHGTIKLKTNQDYEAIINTLESPYENVKSVEVQITEGMNINEIANKLVKKKVLSDKDEFLSLCNSDQFDDDYAFLKVLGKAKSNGRYYKLEGYLYPDTYTFYENEDPSLTVSRMLSNFAEKNVNTLSKADGYSKKVSVEDRAEDTGYTFDQIMTIASLIQAEAADKDDMYNVSSVIHNRLDSGNASEFAKLGLDSTIYYPYRDAKHVPASKGGKKYSSKYNTYKIKGLPSGPICNPSSEAIEAAIYPNSTSYYYFCHDTKTGQAYYASTAEEHEYNLSISGNK; encoded by the coding sequence ATGAGTAATAATAATTTTGAAAATGAAGAGCTAAGACTTAAGAAAGAAAGAGAAAAAAAGGTAGCTTCTTTCCATCTACATATTGATGAAGATGAGCTTGACAGACCTTATCATAAAAGGGAAGAAAGACCAAGAAGACAAAGAGCAGAGAGAGAACCTATGCCAAGGCTGACTGATAGTCAAGAGCTTAATTCCTTTAGTGGTGGCAAAACCAGAGCTGAAGTAGAAAAAGATATGAAGAAAGCTGACAAGAAACATCAGAAAGAAGCCAAGAAAAGGGAAAAGCGTAAGTCTAAGAAGAATAAGCGTATCTTTACAATTATTTGGCTTGTAATGGTCATTATGGCAGGTGTAGTTCTTTCTAAATATATGCTAACAGGTGTAGATGACCTACTTGCTATTTCTCGACCTGAAGCAAATGAAGTTACTGTTAAAATCTCAAAGACAGATACATTTGATGATGTAATTGATAAGCTATATGATAAAGGTGTTATCAAGGATAAGAAGTTCTTTAAGTTCTATGGTAGTATGAAACATGTTGATAAGTACCTTGAACATGGTACTATTAAGCTAAAGACTAACCAAGACTATGAGGCTATTATTAATACTTTGGAAAGTCCATACGAAAATGTTAAGTCTGTTGAAGTACAGATTACAGAAGGTATGAACATTAACGAAATTGCCAACAAACTTGTTAAGAAGAAAGTTCTTTCTGATAAGGATGAGTTCCTAAGCCTATGTAACAGTGATCAGTTTGATGATGATTATGCTTTCCTAAAAGTTCTGGGTAAGGCTAAGTCAAATGGTAGATACTATAAGCTGGAAGGTTACCTGTATCCTGATACATATACTTTCTATGAAAACGAAGACCCTTCACTAACTGTTAGTAGAATGTTAAGTAACTTTGCTGAAAAGAATGTTAATACTCTAAGCAAGGCTGACGGTTATTCTAAGAAAGTTTCTGTTGAAGATAGAGCAGAAGATACAGGTTATACATTTGACCAGATTATGACTATTGCTTCACTAATTCAAGCAGAAGCTGCCGATAAGGACGATATGTACAATGTAAGTTCTGTTATTCATAACAGACTTGATTCCGGTAATGCATCTGAATTTGCAAAGCTGGGTCTTGACTCTACAATTTACTATCCTTATCGTGATGCAAAGCATGTACCTGCATCTAAGGGTGGCAAAAAGTATAGCAGTAAATACAACACATATAAGATTAAGGGACTACCAAGTGGCCCAATCTGTAACCCAAGTTCAGAGGCTATTGAAGCTGCTATTTATCCAAATAGCACAAGCTACTACTACTTCTGTCACGATACTAAGACAGGACAGGCTTACTATGCTTCTACAGCAGAAGAACATGAATATAATCTATCTATAAGTGGTAACAAATAA
- a CDS encoding peptidase U32 family protein, translating into MSNIEIKRPEILAPAGDVECIKNSLKFGADAVYLAGKQFGMRTASKNFDNDELKKAVELAHSYGSKLYVTCNTLPRNNEMAVLPDFLSYADEIGVDAFIIADLGVFELAKKYAPNVERHISTQAGIVNSDTANAWYNMGASRVVLAREMTFDDIVDIRAKIPKELEIECFVHGAMCVSFSGRCLISSYLTGRDANRGDCAQPCRWKYHLYEENREGQFFPVEEADGGTYLYNSRDMCMIEHIPELVESGISSLKIEGRAKSAYYCAVTTNAYRHAVNDYMKERENYTLKPWIKEELEKISHREYNTGFYLGKEPGQVTSNGGYIRHYDVVAVCESNEGNVSNITQRNKFFVGDTLDVLPPSGIPFTTVCKELKNKYGVAVDSAPHAMEELIMTTDKEIPPSSVIRKKRS; encoded by the coding sequence ATGAGTAATATTGAAATTAAAAGACCGGAAATTTTAGCTCCTGCCGGAGATGTGGAGTGTATAAAGAATTCACTAAAGTTTGGTGCAGATGCAGTTTATCTTGCCGGTAAACAGTTTGGTATGCGTACTGCATCTAAAAACTTTGACAATGATGAACTTAAGAAAGCAGTAGAACTTGCTCATTCTTATGGCAGTAAACTTTATGTAACTTGCAACACTTTACCTAGAAATAACGAAATGGCAGTACTACCTGATTTCCTTAGTTATGCTGATGAAATCGGTGTTGATGCTTTTATTATTGCAGACCTAGGTGTGTTTGAACTTGCTAAGAAATATGCACCGAATGTTGAAAGACATATTTCAACTCAAGCTGGTATTGTAAACAGCGATACTGCAAATGCTTGGTACAATATGGGTGCAAGTAGAGTTGTTCTTGCAAGAGAAATGACTTTTGATGATATTGTTGATATTAGAGCAAAGATTCCTAAGGAACTTGAGATTGAATGTTTTGTACATGGTGCAATGTGTGTTTCATTCTCAGGCAGATGTTTAATCAGCAGTTACCTAACAGGCAGAGATGCGAACCGTGGTGACTGTGCTCAGCCTTGCAGATGGAAGTACCATCTTTATGAAGAGAATAGGGAAGGTCAGTTCTTCCCTGTAGAAGAGGCTGATGGAGGCACATATCTATATAACAGTAGAGATATGTGTATGATTGAGCATATTCCTGAACTTGTTGAAAGTGGAATTTCTTCTTTAAAAATTGAGGGTAGAGCAAAGAGTGCTTACTACTGTGCAGTTACTACCAATGCATATCGTCATGCAGTAAATGACTATATGAAGGAAAGAGAGAACTACACTCTAAAGCCTTGGATTAAAGAAGAACTTGAAAAAATCAGCCATAGAGAATACAATACAGGTTTTTACCTTGGTAAAGAACCGGGACAAGTTACTTCAAACGGTGGCTATATCAGACATTATGATGTTGTGGCAGTTTGTGAAAGTAATGAGGGTAATGTGTCAAATATCACTCAGAGAAACAAATTCTTTGTTGGTGATACACTTGATGTACTACCACCATCCGGTATTCCGTTTACAACAGTTTGTAAGGAACTAAAGAATAAATACGGTGTAGCAGTAGACAGTGCACCTCACGCAATGGAAGAACTGATTATGACTACAGATAAAGAAATTCCACCATCTTCTGTAATTCGTAAAAAGCGTTCTTGA